One genomic window of Roseateles sp. DAIF2 includes the following:
- a CDS encoding helix-turn-helix transcriptional regulator translates to MPSPHAIAPPEARLDRLFVALADGNRRGMVDRLSAGPASVSELAKPLGIALPSALKHLALLEAGGIVCSEKSGRVRTYRIAPEAFGALEDWVAQRKTQWQRQFDRLEAYLRDTQEEDQE, encoded by the coding sequence ATGCCCTCCCCGCACGCTATCGCCCCGCCTGAGGCCCGGCTGGACCGCCTGTTCGTCGCGCTGGCCGACGGCAACCGGCGCGGCATGGTCGACCGGCTCAGCGCCGGGCCGGCCTCGGTGTCCGAGCTGGCCAAACCGCTGGGCATCGCCCTGCCCTCGGCGCTGAAGCATCTGGCCCTGCTGGAGGCCGGCGGCATCGTCTGCTCCGAGAAAAGCGGCCGGGTGCGCACCTACCGCATCGCGCCCGAGGCCTTCGGCGCGCTGGAGGACTGGGTCGCGCAGCGCAAGACGCAATGGCAGCGCCAGTTCGACCGGCTGGAGGCCTATCTGAGAGACACGCAGGAGGAAGACCAGGAATGA
- a CDS encoding glutathione S-transferase family protein produces the protein MSLVLHYHPLSSFCWKALIALYEKGLTFEPRLVNLGDADERAQLAARWPLLKIPLLEAGGRTIPETTIQIEYLEQLHPEAPALLAGDAEQRLEIRLCDRLFDLYVMQPMQRHVAQWLRPEAERDALTLAATRAELRQAYGMLEQRLAGRAWATGERFSLADCAAAPALFYAVIVEPLPADAPVLAAYLERLLARPSVQRVLDEARPYFHLYPLRHALPARYRPA, from the coding sequence ATGAGCCTGGTGCTGCATTACCACCCGCTGTCCTCCTTCTGCTGGAAGGCATTGATTGCGCTGTATGAGAAGGGCCTGACCTTCGAGCCGCGCCTGGTGAACCTGGGCGATGCCGACGAGCGCGCGCAGCTGGCGGCCCGCTGGCCGCTGCTGAAGATCCCGTTGCTGGAAGCCGGCGGGCGCACCATTCCCGAGACCACGATCCAGATCGAGTATCTGGAGCAGTTGCATCCCGAGGCGCCGGCACTGCTGGCCGGCGATGCCGAGCAGCGGCTGGAGATCCGCCTGTGCGACCGGCTGTTCGACCTCTATGTGATGCAGCCGATGCAGCGCCATGTCGCGCAATGGCTGCGGCCCGAGGCCGAGCGCGATGCCTTGACCCTGGCGGCCACCCGGGCCGAGCTGCGCCAGGCCTACGGCATGCTGGAGCAGCGCCTGGCCGGCCGCGCCTGGGCCACCGGCGAACGTTTCTCGCTGGCCGACTGCGCCGCTGCCCCGGCCCTGTTTTACGCGGTGATCGTCGAGCCGCTGCCGGCCGATGCCCCCGTGCTGGCGGCCTATCTGGAGCGCCTGCTGGCGCGGCCCTCGGTGCAGCGCGTGCTGGACGAGGCCCGCCCCTATTTCCATCTCTACCCGTTGCGCCATGCCCTCCCCGCACGCTATCGCCCCGCCTGA